The Candidatus Finniella inopinata genome has a window encoding:
- a CDS encoding glycosyltransferase codes for MLVRIILSALSLSSSFSIGFASEGTTSLDPKSKLSCIGERLFQDAWEYSKGNYSYYQSFFEPFYKEILDTDVNKVREKRIRLMETSRRIYSAVASKQVESNTRIPHTTHRVWITNAESPHEIPTERLQTYFNNLGILEGNDWEHIFWCLDKTKIPQTVQAIENSGKNIVVRELSEIMPQFRGKGVYERLYNGKYYTAVSDVVRFNLLNIFGGIYSDFGAVFKVDLTPLLDKFDYLFGQEGYLVGTTFVAAQARSPVFNAVLEFIDNLDRVPVEYRSWGDHIVTPRWTALGILTLMMDHYTMESDRVLPIPYGEDSLVKTNHMGSWLGETPMAIALTSPQPSF; via the coding sequence ATGTTAGTGAGAATTATTTTATCAGCCTTATCTTTGTCTAGTTCCTTCAGCATCGGTTTTGCAAGCGAGGGCACCACTAGCCTAGATCCAAAAAGTAAGCTTTCCTGTATAGGGGAAAGACTATTTCAGGATGCTTGGGAATATAGCAAGGGTAATTATTCTTACTATCAAAGTTTTTTTGAACCATTTTATAAGGAAATATTGGATACGGATGTGAACAAGGTTCGTGAAAAACGAATCCGTTTAATGGAAACATCCCGCAGGATTTATTCCGCGGTTGCCTCAAAGCAAGTTGAATCCAATACCAGAATTCCCCATACAACGCATCGTGTTTGGATTACAAATGCCGAATCTCCCCATGAAATTCCAACTGAGCGTTTGCAGACATACTTTAATAATCTTGGAATCCTAGAGGGGAATGATTGGGAACATATTTTTTGGTGCCTGGATAAAACTAAAATCCCCCAAACCGTACAAGCCATCGAAAATTCTGGGAAAAACATCGTTGTTCGTGAACTTAGTGAGATTATGCCTCAGTTTCGTGGGAAAGGTGTCTATGAACGGCTTTACAATGGTAAATACTATACGGCTGTCAGTGACGTGGTTCGCTTTAACCTTTTGAATATATTTGGGGGCATCTACAGTGATTTTGGCGCCGTATTCAAAGTTGATTTAACGCCATTACTTGATAAATTTGACTATTTGTTTGGTCAAGAGGGGTATCTTGTGGGAACCACCTTTGTTGCAGCACAAGCGCGATCTCCCGTATTTAATGCCGTTCTTGAGTTTATAGATAATCTTGATCGTGTTCCTGTGGAATATAGAAGCTGGGGTGATCATATTGTTACACCCCGTTGGACGGCCCTTGGTATTTTGACGCTTATGATGGATCATTACACGATGGAGTCAGATCGGGTTTTACCCATTCCCTATGGTGAAGACTCGCTAGTAAAGACAAACCACATGGGCAGTTGGCTTGGGGAAACCCCCATGGCGATTGCACTGACATCTCCTCAGCCTAGTTTTTAA